GCAGGTTGCGGTCGATTTCGTCGGGGATGTCGACATCGAACAGCGAGGCGACGAGCTCGGCCAGGTCCACGCCCTTGCCGCCCAGGAGCTTGTCATCGAGCTTGAGGGCCACGTCGAGCGACTTCGCGGTGGCGCGCGAGACGCCCTCGCTGGTGCGCTTGAGCACGCCCGGGGCGAGGTCGTCGACGATGGACTGCGCCATCCGTGAGACTTGCTGCACCACCTGACGCTGGTCGTTCTCGAAGATGACGTCCTTGGACAGCAGGAAGGTCCACTTGTCCCACAGCTCGCCCAGCATCTTGTTGAGCAGGTCCTGATGGACGAGCAGGTCGTCGTGGAGCTGGGGCGTCTGCACCTTGGCCAGGGAGTCGAAGAAGGCCATCTCGTGCTCCAGCGCCTGGTACCAGAAGAGCTGGAGGGCGGGCGAGAGCATGTTGTCCTTGGCGGCATCACCAAAGGCGCGGCTGATGTCGGCCGTGGCCGTGGCGCAGCGCTCCTGCCACTTGCGCTGCGTCCCCAGATTGCCGGCGCTGGTGCGCTCGCTGGCGTCGAGCATGGCCGAGAGGGCTTGATCGGCCGCGTTTCCAACCTTCACGATGGCGTCGCTCAAAGCGCGCTTCACCGTGTCGGGGGCGCCCTCCGAGGCGCTGTTCAACCGTTCGTTGAGTTCAGAGACGCGGCTTGAGTACCAGCCCATGGAGTGCTCCTTACAGGCTCTGCTCGCTGGTGATGCGCCAGGGGCCACCGTTGCGGCGTTGGACCGTCCAGCGCCGACGCACGTCGACTGAGTTGAAGGTGCGGGTCTGGCCCTCGAAGAGGCCGACGTGGTCCAGCTCCAACTCGACCTCCTCGACGCGCGGCAGGCCCGGGGCCTCGTCGCCCCGGATGACGACCCGCGCCTCGCCAATCCAGTGCACCCGCGCGTCGAGCACCTTGTCGAGGATGAGGCGCCGCGCGCGCACCCAGTCGCTGTCGCGGCCGTTCCAGGTCCAGACCGGGTAGTAGATGGGCCGGTCGGCGTCTGGCACGGCGCGCCAGTCCGCGAAGAGGCCGTTCCAGGTCTCCTGGTCACCACGCTTCACGGCCGAAATCATCGCCGTGAGGACCTCTCGCGGGCTCGCGTCGTCGGCCGGAGCGCCGAAGCTCTCCTGGCTGAGCGTCTCCTCTCCGGCGAAGCGCGGTCCGCCCTCGCTCGGGTCGCTGACATCGACGCAGACCACGCCGCCGACCAGGGCGGCGACGGGCTCCACCTCCAGGCCGGCGGCGGTGCGGCCCGAGCCCGCGAGCAGGCGGGGATCCGGAAGGATGCGGCCGAGCACGGCGATGTCGAGCCTCACCGACGGGGCAACGCGCTTCTGGTAGCGCTGCATGGCGGAGAAGACCTTGTTCATGGCCGGGGTGTTGGCGGGGCAGAAGACCCAGGCGCCGGATTGGTTCCAGGCCAGGTAGCCCTTGCCCATGTCGACCAGCCACTCCCGTTGCGTCAGCGTCGGCAGTGAGACCAGCTTGCCGGTCACCGCGGAGCGGTCACCCCGGAAGGGGTCGACGACGGGGAAGGCGCCGAGCGTCTCCCCTGCACGCGCCTCCAGCAGGACCTTCCACGCCACCGCAGCTTGGAGGCCAATGGCCTTCACCTGCTCCTCGCCCCGGGTGCGGAACTCAAGGGCATCCGCCGGGAGCGTGACGAGGTCTCCTTCGAGACAGACACGCACCGTCTCCCAGTCCTCGCGCATTGCCGTCGCGAAGGGGCCGGGATGATGCTCGACGAGGAAGTCGACGCGGGCCTTGTGTCCGAGGTGATTCGCGAGCTCCGCGCGCGTCCCTCGCGAGGTGCGCCAGGCGCCGAAGGTGCTGTCGAGCAGGCGCTCCCAATCGAAGACGCGCTTCTCGAGCCATGACATCCAGGCCCCGTCGAAGCCGTCGCGACCCATGCGCTCGGGTCCTCCCGGTCCGATGATCTGCCGCGTCGTATCGGCGATGCTCCAGGTGCGTTCATGGAGCAGGGCGCCGCTGAACTCGTGCTCCTCCCAGCCCTCGCCGGGCTCACGCCGGCGAACGATTCGCACCTGGACCTTGTCACCCTCTTTTCGCCCCTGTTTGTCCCAGGTCTGGTTCTCGGCGTACTGGCCGAGCATGAAGGGCACGGTGCGCTGCGTGGTGGCCAGGTCGGGTGGCTTGACGACGGGCTGACCGTCGATGGCGATGATCCGGTCGCCCACGCGCAGTCCCGAACCGCGGAAGCCGCTGTCCCAGGAGATCCACGCCACGTGGAGGTGGGGCGTCAGGGCGTCGAAGCGCGCGTCGAGCTTGAGGCCGCTGCGCAGGCCATCTTGGAGGTACTCCTTCTCGGCGCCACGTGGATTCATGAAGGCGTCCCTGCCCTGAATCCCCGCCCCCTGCGGAGATGAGGCGTCGTTCTCAACCTCGCGGGCCTCGGCGCTTCAAGGAAGGGGGACGCCGGAGCACCTTCGCCCGCGTCTCGACATCGGCGTCCGAGACGACTGGCTTGCTCGTCCACGAGAGGAGGTAGACGTCTCCGGGCTGGAGGTCGGTCTCCAGCACATCTGGCGTGGCGTCGGAGCCGGCGCGCGGGCTGCCCAGGCACCGGTTGAGGACGTGGCGGCTGTCGCTGTGGTCCTGGGTGAGCTGCTCCAGGTGCCCGGCGCGCAGCCGGTACACGCGCGAGTCGCCCACGTGCGCCAGCAATGCGCGACCGCCCACCACCAGGAGGAAGGCCAGCGTGGTGAGTCCCATCTGCCCGAAGGCTCGCTGCCCGCGCAGCACCGCACCGTGGGCATCCGCCACCGCCGCATCCACGCCAGGGCGGAGCGAGCCACCCGCCAGCACTCCAGGCGCCCAGTACCCTGCCTCCAGGATGTGACGCGTACAGGCCTGGGAGGGAGAGCCCGGCCAGCATGCCAGGCCGCAGGAAACGCACCCGGGAACGGGCGGCACGGACCTCGCGAAGGCGCGGACCTCGCCTAGTTTAGTGCTGGAGGCAGTGCCGCAACGCCACGACAGCGCCACGGATTGGGTGAGCTCGGAAGCCCGCCCGCCCCGGCCCGCTGATTTCCTCAGTCGGGCCGGGGGTTTGGAGAGCGACCCCGACAGGAATCGAACCTGTGGCCTACGGTTTAGGAAACCGTCGCTCTATCCAACTGAGCTACGGGGTCCAACGACGCTTGCTGCGGAACAACATGTGCTTCCGGGTGAGGCCCTGCCACCGTTCCTGGGCCCCTCTGGGCGCTTTATAGCAGGCGATGTGAGACGCGCAACGAGTGCGCGTTCCTGACGGCCCATGGGGTTCGCCCGCGGCTACGCCTGCACCCCCGGCCGCTTGGGCCAGTAGACGTGGAACGTCGCGCCGGCCCCCAGCTCCGACTCGATGGCCACCCGCCCTCCCCGCGTCTCCACGATCTTCTTCACCACCGAGAGCCCGATGCCCGTCCCCTCCACCTTGTCGCGCGCCTCCAGCGTCTGGAAGATGCCCCAGATGCGGTCGTGGAAACGGGGGTCGATTCCCGGCCCATTGTCCTTCAGCGTGAAGTCGTAGAAGGCGTCCGCGTCCGCGCAGGCGATCTCGATGCGCGCGTCCGCCCGGCCCGCGTGCTTGAGCGCGTTGCTCATCAGGTTCAGGAACACCTGCTGCAACGGCACCCGCTCCACCTGGAGCGTGGGCATCCCCCCGCCAATGACGATGCTCGCCTCGGGGCGCGGCGCCAGCAGGTCCCGGCTCTCCGCGAGCAGCGTCCCCACGTCCACCGTCTCCAGCTTCTCGCGGGTCCGGCTGACGCGTG
Above is a window of Corallococcus soli DNA encoding:
- a CDS encoding PP2C family protein-serine/threonine phosphatase, whose protein sequence is MADAHGAVLRGQRAFGQMGLTTLAFLLVVGGRALLAHVGDSRVYRLRAGHLEQLTQDHSDSRHVLNRCLGSPRAGSDATPDVLETDLQPGDVYLLSWTSKPVVSDADVETRAKVLRRPPSLKRRGPRG